ATGATGTCTGAGCTCTCCTTAGCCACTTCAGTTCCTTGAATCCCCATGGCAAGACCTATATCAGCCTGGaagcaaaatatgaagaaattatAACACGTGCCATGAAAGATGATCATCCACTTAGATAACTACATAGTAATAGTAACTGTAGTTAAATGTAGAATCTATATAGAAGTCCATCAGAGACCTACAATTGCACTAAGAGTCTAGAAGTCACTAGGGTCCATCTATTTTCATGAATATCTTCACCCAATGCTCCATATTAAATCTTCAACTGTTTTTCTAAAACATAAACATAATTTGTTTTCATGATAGATATATCTTCTCAGAAAACAGTAACATATTGTCCCAACATCGTCTACATGCATGTGGAGATGGCCTACAAGGTGATGTCAAGACGCAGGAAAATTTCAAGAATCAAGCGGGTGTGATGAAAATGGTAAAAGACTTTGTACCTCTTTCAGTGCAGGAGCATCATTGGTGCCATCACCAGTCACGGCAACAACATGACCTCTTTTCTTCAGTGCTTTAACAAGCAATAGTTTGTCATTGGGAGAAGACCTTCCCATTACCTGTATGCCAAACGTCACAACAGATTAGTCACTGGTAATAAAGATACATTTTATTATGCGTGTTAGACATTTTAGCAGTTTAGATCATACCGAAATTTTTCCAGCAACTTCTTCTCTTTCAGATTCAGATAACTCACGGAATCTCTTTCCTTCTATGAGAGTTGGCTCCGTAGCATCCGCATCAGAAGCAAGAATTCCACATTCCAGAGCTATTGCTTTTGCAGTTTGAAGGTTGTCTCCGGTTACCATGCGTACCTATTGCCAGAAATAATAAATATTCCCAACTTCATGTTAGACAACCTGAAGGACGGATACAAACATGTAACAACCCCAAAGAAGGAGAAAAAAATGTTCTGCAACTGCCAAAAAATCAGAAATGAAAAAGGTGATAGGCATGTGCACATTGATAAGTAAAACGAGATATCACCTTAACACCAGCCTTGGTGCACAGTTCTACAGCTTCTCTAACTCCTGGCCGACAAGGATCCTAGAAAAAAATAGTACGTTTATTAGAACAAGAAATCattaaagaaaataagagaacaaGGAAGCGCCAAGGAACTGATTACAAAGAAGTTACAATAAGAACATTCATATGGAAAGAGAAGGAAGAGGAGAGAGAAGTGAGTGATTCATCATTTTAAACTAGAAAAAAGTCAGGGtagtgtttttatttttaagggGTCAAATGAAAGAAGTTAGGGTAGTCTTTTTATTTTAAGGGGTCAAATGAAAAATCTACCAAAACTACTAGCTGCCTGCTCACAGCTGTATTTGGTATACAGTAATACCAAGAACAATAAGACCAAGACACAACTTTGGAAATGTCAGAACAAGATATACCAAGGTTAAGGTTTTTCGAGTAACAATCCTACCATTTCGTTGATCAAGCAATGTAAGGATTGCATCCAACGAGAACCCAAGTACTATTTCACAGCATTGGAAAATCTACCAAAACTACCAGCTGCCTGTTCACAACTATATTTTGTATACAGTAGTGCCAATAACAATAAGACAGAGACACAACCTCGGAAATGTCACACAAAATATACCGGTTTTTCGAGTAATACTCCAAATTTTGCTGATCAAACAATGTAAATGTATGGATTATTTCCAACGAGAACCCAAGTAATATTTCACAGTATTCTCATCAATTGGACAACCCACTCAGCAAGTTTCAAtaaagagaaaacagaaaatagtGGTAACCTCGGTAGATGGTAAGTACCTTTAACCCGACGATGGCCAACAAAACTAATTCATCTTCGGGGATGACCCACTCTGCCAAACTATCTTCATCTTTTGGAACCTTCTCTATCTCATATGTTCTGTAGGCAAGAGCAACACAACGCAGACTATTTGCAGCCATTTCTGAAATAGCGTCCTTGAAATATTTCGTCTATAAGAGAGAAAATGCAGCAGTTAGTAgatttttttacaaaaaaaatcaactcGAATCAACTGCGTTTCTTTCTCTATATTCCTCAAAAGTCAACAACATGATTATCTACATTTCATACTTTTATGTATCTTTCCACAAGATTCTGGATAAAATTCATTAGGAGTTCTCGAACAGAAACAAAATGTCAATAGAAACAGAATATCTAGCAATTGAATGGCAAGTGGAATTTACCATGCCCTCATCCAGTTTTTTGCGGGAGCCATCCGCATCAAGGTATTCTGTGCATGAGCTTAGGACTATCTCAGCAGCACCTTTCCAATGAATATGAACTTGAGAGTCGGGCTGCAAATATAAGATCATGCACATCGCTTcattaaattcaaaattttacatTTAGCAAAAAACTGTCAGCCAATACAGGGAACTATTATATGATGCCAATCGAGAAACATCTTCGAAAGTCAATGACCCATTCTTAACAGAAAGAACCTGAATTGTCAGAACACTATGTGATGATAGAACTTGGTCACACCAAAGTCGACAAATAACGACCAACAAGTTCAGAATATTCAACATTAAACAGTGTTTTTGAATACGTGTACTACGTTAAGGAGTGCAACATTGTTGCTGTCTCCATGTCTCATGCCATTAAATGTGAAATTTAACAATTTAGACGCATACTCAACTCACTTCAAACTGAttgaaatataaaattaagggaagGCAAGCCATTAAATgtgaaatataaaattaaggaaaggcaaGCGAACTCTAATATTTGGAAGTCTTTTCTAGATTAAAATACCCAAAATGAAATTAATGGCAACACGTTGGCCTGCAGTACAAGGAAAGGCAAGCAAACTCTAATATTTGGCAGTCTTTTCTAAATTAAAATACCCATAATGAAATTACCAATGGCAACACATTGGCCTGCTGAAATATTCAGGTACTGCGATACAGCAGCTGAAATAGCCTTCAGTACAACTCGAAGGAGTTTGATAGTGGTCAATGGGACAACAGAAAAAACATGAATACTGCAAAAAAGAATATGGAGGAGCATTGCTATCAACTGTGGTTTAGAAGTTTCGAAAATACCTACAAGTAAGTACCACAGTGATTTTAAATGTTAAAGGTAAGGACATCTGTGACAGATACTTAAGAACACTGCCAAAGAGATCAATCATTCATATCCAAACATGATTAGAACTTACTCCTAGATGAGAATGATATGTGACAAGATAGGATTACCAGTTGTAGAGCAAGGCCTCCTCGTTTCTTCTCCGAGTTAAAAGGAAAAACATGGAGAAGTTTGCATTGCGACTTTAGCTCTTCAAACTTCATCCCGAGCTGCCAGAAAAACGAAGGACAGATGACTTCACAAGAGGATAAGCATCAGAACGTACCCACTGCAAAAAAGGTAGGGAAGTACCTTGACACCCCATGAAAGAATCGCCTTCTCTGTAGGAGACCCAGAAATCTCAACTTCACCACTCTGACAAAAAGCAACAAGACAAATGTTCATAAGAAATCTTCACTGTTATTCATCAAGTACTCGACAGTTCTGCTAGATCAGTGACTAAGAGAGGATACATATTAAACTAACTACATTAGATTACTAACAAAGAGAGGATACATCTGTAACCAACTGCTTCTGTCAGATTTTTATTTACAATTAATAGTATTCTATGCAGGGTATGAACATGTAAACACATGAATATTTAACCAACTACATTAGATTACCAACAAAGAGAGGATACATATGTAACCAACTGCTTCTGTCAGATTTTTATTTACAAGTAATAGTATTCTATGCAGGGTATGAACATGTAAACACATGAACATTTACCAGCAAACTTTAAACAACAATAATTTTAAGAATTTTGACAGTAGCTAATATAAGCCGACTACCTTTCATTTTATTGAACTAAGTGGACTTACCTCAGAGGTAAACACACTTCCTGTGGAGTTCAGTGCAACGCCTTCTTTAATCAGAGAATGGGCAGTGGCAGATAACTGAGAGCTGTTGTCAGGAGAATCAGTCTTCTTTCCTCCAATATAAGCCTCGGTCACAGTCATCTGTGATGCAGGAATATTCAGCTACAACCCAAGTGCTAACCGAAAGCAAGCAAATAAAACCTCACGCAAAGAAATTAAATCAATCACTAGCCGAATAGATCACCTTATTCAGGGTCAATGTGCCAGTCTTATCACTGCAAATAGTTGTTGCAGATCCCATAGTTTCACAGGCAGAAAGCCTACGAACCTGTACCTCGATGGTTAGTTGAACTGCTTAGATAAGTTAGCCCAAATTACGATATCTATTAAAAACCAACTTGTATAATAAATATACCAGAGCCTTGTCAACCATCATCTTCCGCATTGAATAAGCAAGGCTGTATCAGAGTCAAAAAGCAAGGTCAGAATTAATAACGACTAGAAACGGAaacaagggtttcattctttcTAGAAAAAACAGTAACAAGATCTTATGCAGCAGTAGCAAGACACTATCTTTACTTTATAGTTTACTTTATAGGCCATGTCAACGAGATCACAGATAAGTTCACCAAAGACTTACGTCAAGGTAACGGCAAGAGGAAGCCCTTCAGGGACTGCAACAACCACAATGGTGACCTAAAAACAGTTGGAGATTTTTAGTTATCCGATTAAGAAACTTCACAAactaaaacataaaagaaaagagGTGCACACACACCGCCACAGTGATGATTTTGATAACTCCATCCACTGCCTGACTGACAGTTGTTTTCCCTTTGATGTATGGATTTAATCTAGAATGGCCAGTGAAATATCTACAGGAGTTCATAAATACAAGTGAGACATCCTGACAGAATGATATAGAGAACAGAATTCAACTGATAAGAGCTCTGAATTACCTGACCAAAAGAACAAGCAGCACAAAAAGAGCCACCACGAGACCAACTATACCAACAAAAGTAGCAACACCATTCAGGCGTACCTGCGATAGGTCATCCAAAGACATTTAATCATGTAACATAATGCTGTTCATACTATACAGTTACTTATAGACAGGAATAAAGCATCCCTTAGAAAACAAACCTGCAACGGAGTCTCTTCACCATTGTCCTCTGATATACTGGCCATCAGCAATCCCCATTCAGTGTTTATCCCAACACCAGTTACCTGAAAATCATACATTCATCTAGTGAATCAATTTGCAAGCAGTAGCTAAGGACTATAACATGCCTACTTCAATTCACCAGCTAAAAATTGATTTCCTATTCACAGCAGTACATAAGATAACTCTTGACATGTGGAGATGAAAAAGAAAATGCAACTACATTACCAATTTATGAGCCAAAAAACAGGAATCAATTACTCATAAATACACTAACTGCATTTGCCATAACAAATGTCTTACCAGCATAGTGCCATAACCATCAGCAATTTTGCAACCAGACATCATAAAAGGACGCTTACGATCTTTTTGAACCTGTACATAAGATCAAGGGTGTTATACCACGCCTGAATCTATAACAAATATAACCCTTTAAAGAAAAGGAAGCAGCTTACAATCTTGCTCTCCCCTGTCATGCTAGATTCATCAACAGCAAGAGAATGACCAGAAATTAGAACTCCATCAGCAGGGACCTGAAAAACCAAGTTAAAGCACAAAAAAAAATCAGCACAGCTACAACATATGCACAACCCAACCACATTAACTAACGTTGAATCACCTGATCCCCAATCTTTAGAGGTACAACATCACCAACAACGAGGTCAAAAATCGAAACCTCGATTCTTTTACCACCTCTAACGACCTGAAACGGTATGTGAATCCAAGTTATTGTACATAAAGAAAACCCAAGAAAGTCAAACACGTTACGTAGTAGAAAACTAACCTCCATATGTATATTCCGTTTCTCATCATTTAAGCTTTGAAACTGAAGGGATTGTCGGTAATCACTGACAGCTAAAGAACAAATAGAGAATAGTAGTATCATTACAATTGAAAGTCACCGAGAACATAACTGAAACCTTAATGCTCTAGGAATTAAGAAGTACACATAAAACCCAAGATTACAGTGTTAACTCATTGGTTACACAAAATAAATACCAGTACCTGTAACAACTATAACTAGCATAACCGCAAATGCAATGCTCCCCCCATCATACCACCCTTCTTTGGGTCCCTAGAAATGTAAAATTAAATAGGTAAGAACATGAGGTTCTTTAACAAAGTTGAAACCAGAAATTGCAAAAATATCATGACCATTTTAAAAAAGAATTAATTCCCACGCATATACATTGACATACAGATGAGAATAACAGAACTACAGAGAGCGTAGTTTAACAACATAGAAATGTTGTTAGTAAACAATGAGCAACATGGCATGAAATTATAAACACACCAAACTTCATTTTACTACTAGTCTAAGATGTTCCTTGGGAATGTTTGTGATCCCTAGTATCAAGGACAGAAGACTACAAAAATCCAAAGAAGCTTGACATTTGCTCAGGAATCTGGCAAGGATAGTTTGATGAGCTTTTAATCAGCTAGAATGCCGAATAAATGAAAGGGTGAAAGTGCTTAAATATCAAACGTCAGCAACTTAACATATAAATGTGTAATGCTTGTATTTATTTTAAAGCGTCTAATTGACGTAAAGTGGGAATCCCACTTATACTAATAGAATGGTGATTTCCTACCTTTGTTAAAAATTTATGACTCCAGCCAGCTGATTTTCAACATCCTAGTTAGATAGAGTGATCAGTTTACTTAAATTCTAATTGACGCAAACACAACTAGCCCAAAATTCTGAACTCTAACAAACTCCACTATATTATTGAGAAGTAAAAACTACAGAACCTGTGAACTAATTATAGGAGTATTATGATATGATCCCCAATCattcaacaaaaaacaaaaaaagaccaAAAGCATATATGTTTCCAGCTATACTAGATTTAAACTCACCTCTGACTTTATCCCCAAACCCAAAGATGCTGCTGCGGCTATGATCAAGATGATAAGGGTTAGGTCTTGCCAAGCTTCCCAAAGGAACATCTGCAGGGAAAAAACGAGCCAAGCTTAACATACATTCTCAGAAACAAAGAACAGCGAGATAACATCACTATTTTGGAGAATCTACAGAAAATCAAAATACCAAAAAGGTGCGAGGTTTCTTCCTAGGGtacgtgttagacccaaatatgttCTTCCGACGTAGAATATCATCTTCATCTCCAGTGATACCCTTATCCgcgtttgtttttaacatttgtGATAGCCCATTAACCTGATACAAGAACAtgattataaattaaaaaaataaaatgaaaaatgttTGTATCAAAGAGAGAATAAACAAGACATTGATAGACTTACACCACCATGTTCTTCTAAGGCACCAAAGTTATTATTGCTAGTCATATCAGTAAGCTGATCTGATCCAATACCAAAATCGCCATGGGGAATTGCAGGTTCAACAGGCTTCGGCGCTAGTAAACAGTAAATGAACTTTGTGAGACCAGCATTACTTAAGCAGCCTTTTGTAGGTATATTTACACAGATACTGCAAAACTCTAATCATCAAATGTGGAGCAATTGAGAATTAAACAAGAAAAAGGAGTACCATTGACTTTAAGCGCAGCCTCTTTGAAAAGAATTGCAGCCTAAAATAGCAAAAATGGAGGGATTAAAACACTGCTGGAGAAATGATAACCGAACAGTAGAAGAGAATATCCTAAAAGAATAGGATGCCATACCCGTATGACTTGGGCATGTGCTCTGATCTTTCTTatgactttttctttttcttcatccttTTTCAGGTCCAATGTGTATCGGAACCGACGGTAAGCATTTAAGACAAGTGCAGCTTTCTACAAGATACAATTCCAGATACAGAAACACTTGCATGAGAAACATATTCCAATTTTTAGCACATGAAGTGTACGAGGAAAAGTTTAAAGCAAGATTTAATGTAAAACAAGTTAAAACAAGAATGTTGGCACAGGGTCATCATATATTCAAGTAGTGACTGCAGCTTAGAAGCTTTCAGTCAGTAATTCTTACAGGACAACTAAGATAGGTTTCTGAGTACCCCAGTGGTAACATTAACTTCGGAATGACACTCTACTGAATATCCGTCGTAGTTCTAAGTACAACATATAATATAGTGAGAACTGAGATTACGTCAAAGTCTCTGCAGTCATAAACTCGATGCTGTGCTGAACAATAGACATCAAAGGGGGAAAAGATATAGCATGTCCTCTTTCCATACCTCCTTAGTTACATACAACACAACTAATGTAACAGTAGAATGCCCATTTCATCATCTCCACACAATCCTAATACCTAGAAGTTCACTAGACACCAACAAATAAGTAGACAACAAACCAAACAGCTTCAACAAACAAACAAGTCCAAAACCAAACATCTAAAAGATGGTTCTCCATATTGTTTTCTAAATCAGCCAACCACAGTCTCCATATCCATCTAATTTCCATATCCCCTTGAACAGGTATTCAACAAAAGAAAAGTAAGCTACATTGTCAATAATCTGTTAGGAAATACCCTAGAAAAATGTAGGAGACTGTGGACAAAAATCTGTTAGGTATATACCTCGTTATTATACCTCCATAAACCTAACCTAgtagaaaaatcaaaagaaaaaattctagaaaaatgcacaaaaatcacaaaataaataaataaataaagaacgAAAGAAAGAAACTCAAGCAGAAATGTAGGAAAAACATACTCTCCATCTTCTGAGCCGATCGATGGAAGCATTCTTAGTAGTATGAATATCAAAAGGACCGCAAGAACCTTCATCATCATGAACAGCTTCACAGTTTTTCTCGTGATTATTACCATTCTCTTCATCAAATTGCCTTCTGTAAGGCGAGCCGGGAGCATTACTCATGATTTTCTCGTTTCTACAGTTACGCTGGAGAGATGATACCAACAACTATTAAATCTGTAAccaaaaaaatcaattaaaaacagcTTTGAAGTGTCAAAAATTCtataaaaagcaaaaaaaaatgataGCGGTTTCGAAATGGAAACAAACTAATTGAAAATCTAGGGTTTCGCGACTATACCTGAAATTCTTAAACTGAAAATCGGTTATCCAATATGCTAGATTATTCCTCTATCTCACTCTCTCTCCTGAAACTCTGTTTCTCTCTTCAGAAAATAATTCGTCTGTTTGTGACAGAAGAGGAACAATGAGAAATTTCCTGGAAATTGTTCCTTTAAAACGAAAACAGCAAAACCAACTTTAGATAATTCTGGAAAGAAATGAAAATGAAGAGATTAAATTTGGGAAGGGGATTCAAAAAGGCTTTGTTtattataaaaagaaaattacaaaatacAAAAATGAGAAACATCATACCCGTTCTACCCCTGTGGTTAAAATTTTACTTATTGTACAGGGTGGGTCAGACTGTGAAAATATCTTTCCGTAACGGTACAGTGCCTCGTTCTCACGATAGAGTGTGCAGGATGTGACGCGTGTTTTTAGTGCTTTTCTGTTTTTGATGGTGGTCGCACCGCTGCTGCAAAGCTCTTGTCGCTAGTTCGAAACCGTCCAAGTGTGgtaataccaaggggttaaataTTATGAGGAGGAGTAAGTAGAGACAAAAACTCGCTCTGGTCTGGACTCATGCATGCGTCATGATTGCTTTGCTACGAGAAGATGGGGCAGTAAAATTGAGCCAGAGAGCTCTGTATTGAACGCAGATTTGCAAGGAAAATGAAACGCGGCTTCTTACTCATAGGTTTCtcatatttatatatatgtagAGGTGACATAAGACTACTAGCTAGTTAGGTTGCCATCAAATCTAATGTCCCATCACATCAAAGCGCAACTACAAGGTAGTTTCGTGAACCTTATACCTGCATTTTGAATTTAGCCGTATTTATGCCGGACCTTGTACTTTGATTTAACATACACCCGCCACATGTCGACGTGAGGGTAATGTTTTTTATATTCAATCGTATAGTTCCTAATTGTGCATTAAGTGCTAATCacgtcaaaaataaaataaaagttctTACAAGTTCATCAATATCAAGTCAAATACGTTGTACTAGTAGGTATCTAAAACTTATTATACTTACGAAGTTGTCTAGTGTCTACTACCCACCACATTAACCCGAAGTCAAGCTGATCGAACTGGTTCTTCCTTTACCGGACGATAGAAGATTAGTTGGAATATtttacataaaattggttaaaaataccaaaatcaataattcttggatgaaaaggatatttagattttgatactgtttaaatggacaaaatgtaaaaatagccaggatgtaaacagtttcatcctagccatttttaaatactttttcttatttttaatttacatcaggatgcatcccgTTTCATCgttgttattttttaagtttaagtcaggatgaatccagtttcatccttgctatttttttttgtgtccatttctcccataataatttttactcgtccatttaaaccatgttttaaaaatatttggacaaatgacccattttctgaaTATTTTAGCGAATTTTAGTCTTTTGTTAGTCAATCTAACTTTTAACTTTTTCTAGAATAAGAAAAGGCCTAAGTGCTCAAATATTCCATAGACGATCTGCCATATTTTCCATAGAAATTGAAAACCAACTAACTAACGAAACTATGGCTCATTTTCCTACCAAGTACATACATTGCCTTTTCATCTGTCA
This DNA window, taken from Papaver somniferum cultivar HN1 chromosome 3, ASM357369v1, whole genome shotgun sequence, encodes the following:
- the LOC113358629 gene encoding calcium-transporting ATPase 10, plasma membrane-type-like, with the protein product MSNAPGSPYRRQFDEENGNNHEKNCEAVHDDEGSCGPFDIHTTKNASIDRLRRWRKAALVLNAYRRFRYTLDLKKDEEKEKVIRKIRAHAQVIRAAILFKEAALKVNAPKPVEPAIPHGDFGIGSDQLTDMTSNNNFGALEEHGGVNGLSQMLKTNADKGITGDEDDILRRKNIFGSNTYPRKKPRTFLMFLWEAWQDLTLIILIIAAAASLGLGIKSEGPKEGWYDGGSIAFAVMLVIVVTAVSDYRQSLQFQSLNDEKRNIHMEVVRGGKRIEVSIFDLVVGDVVPLKIGDQVPADGVLISGHSLAVDESSMTGESKIVQKDRKRPFMMSGCKIADGYGTMLVTGVGINTEWGLLMASISEDNGEETPLQVRLNGVATFVGIVGLVVALFVLLVLLVRYFTGHSRLNPYIKGKTTVSQAVDGVIKIITVAVTIVVVAVPEGLPLAVTLTLAYSMRKMMVDKALVRRLSACETMGSATTICSDKTGTLTLNKMTVTEAYIGGKKTDSPDNSSQLSATAHSLIKEGVALNSTGSVFTSESGEVEISGSPTEKAILSWGVKLGMKFEELKSQCKLLHVFPFNSEKKRGGLALQLPDSQVHIHWKGAAEIVLSSCTEYLDADGSRKKLDEGMTKYFKDAISEMAANSLRCVALAYRTYEIEKVPKDEDSLAEWVIPEDELVLLAIVGLKDPCRPGVREAVELCTKAGVKVRMVTGDNLQTAKAIALECGILASDADATEPTLIEGKRFRELSESEREEVAGKISVMGRSSPNDKLLLVKALKKRGHVVAVTGDGTNDAPALKEADIGLAMGIQGTEVAKESSDIIILDDNFASVVKVVRWGRSVYANIQKFIQFQLTVNVAALIINVVAAVSSGEVPLNAVQLLWVNLIMDTLGALALATEPPTDHLMDRTPVGRKEPLITNIMWRNLLVQAMYQVTVLLVLYYKGESLLHLTKSEHDIKVKNTLIFNAFVLAQLFNEFNARKPDELNVFGGITKNRLFMGIIAITLVLQVLIIFFLGKFTDTVPLNWKLWLISVIIGVISWPLAIVGKFIPVPETPLSQYFTRLFRKCLCCKS